A region of the Deferribacterota bacterium genome:
ATAACTATTCTCTCACCAGCAAAGCAGTAATTAACTAAAAGCAAAATTATAAGTGTGGCAAACATTGACATCAAAGGTTTCACTAATTATCTCCTTGTTAACATTTTCTCTTTGTACATCATACATGATTCTGCCATTCTTCATAAATAAAAATCTAGTAAAATAATCCTTTGTTAAATTTATATCGTGTGATGAAGCAATAACGATTTTGTTAGATAATTTAATCAAATTAAGAAAGAAAATCTGATGTTTTATATCTAGCATAGCTAGTGGTTCATCTAGGAATATAATTTTACTATCTTGATTTAGAGTTTTTGCAATAGCCACCCTTTTCTTCTCGCCGCCCGATAGGTTAGCCCATCTTTTATTTTTAAGATACTCTAAGTGTAAATCTCTAATTAATTTTTCAGTTTTATCTAAATTTTCGTATTTTGATAATGTGTTTTGAAAGGGGTATCTGCCTAAGTGGATTATTTCAAATACAGTAAAATTGAACATAATATTAAAAAATTGTGGCAGATATGAAAAAACTTGAGCTCTTTTGATTATAGATAATTTTTTTAGCTCTTTATTTATATAATAAATTTTACCACTATAGTTTTTTAATAATCCTGTTGCTATATTAAAGAATGTGCTCTTGCCACATCCATTGTTGCCGAATATTGCAACTTTTTCATTCTTTTTAAAATATAGATCTCCGATCTTTAATGAAAAATTGTTTCTTATAAAATCTAATTTCCTAATCTCAATCATAATTAAAACCAGCTTAACTGTCTTTTTTTGTTTAGTATATAGAAGAAAAAAATACCACCAAAGATTGAAGTTATTATCCCTACAGGCAACTCAGCTCCAGAAGGGATTATAATTCTAGAGAGTGTATCAGAAATTGAAAGTAATATTGCTCCAAATATAGTTGAGTAATAAATGTTATAACACATTGAGCTTCCAAAAATATCTCTTGCAATGTGGGGAACAATTAAACCAACAAAACCTATAATGCCTGTGAAACTAACGGCTAATGCGATTAGAAGTGTTGAAATTATGAAAGATTTCATTCTCAAATATTTTACATTAATACCTGTTGTTGTTGCGGTTGCCTCATCTAATGTTAAAAGGTCCAAACTTGTGCTATTCTTACTTACTAGATAGTATAATATTAGAAAGATTGAGAATATTATACCAAGTTGTCCCCATGTTATATAGTGAATACCACCCATTAAAAAGAAGATGATACTTGCTAGTGATTCATCAAAGACATATTTAAGCAGACTTATAATAGCAGAGGCAAAAATATTTAATATAACCCCTGCAAGAATTATAGAAATTGGGTGGACATGCCCGTCAGTAGAGGAGATTTTATAGATAAAGGCTATTCCAATAAGAGCAAAGAAGAAGGAGATAATAGGCATTAAATATGAGTGTAGGCCCAATGTTATTGATATAACAGCTCCCAAGGCAGCAACTCCACTTGCCCCTGTTGTTAATGCATCGGCTAATGGATTTTTAAGAACTAGTTGGTAGATGCTGCCAGAAAATCCCAAGATACCTCCAATAACAGCGGAAAATAGTACTCTAGGTATCCTATAGTTAACAATTATATTATATTCATAATTTTTTATTGAAAAGATATTGATATCGGCTGATCCTATAAATATTGATATAGTTAGCACTATTAGTAGGATGGTAAAGAAAAGATATTTCATGATTCGATCCTGTTTATAACAAAGAGAGATATAAATGCTAGTATAATAATAATTATGATGGATGCTAAAAGATAATATATTGAATATAATTTTCCATCTAACATGGAAGTTCTTAATAGAGCAGTTGTATAGGTTAATGGGAAAATATGGACTATGTATTTTATTAGCTCAGGCATTTTATCAACAGGGTAGAAGGGACCTGATAAAAAAATCATTGGCGTTATAATAAATGTATTTATTGCAAATTGATCACCGTGGTTTTTAATAATTAAAGCTGCTATAAAGCCCAAAATTGAAAAGGTAAACAGATGTATTAGCAAAATAAATATAAAAAGTGGATTTATTAATATATTAACATTTACTATAAAAGCCATTATTAGGATAATAATAGTTGTTAATACTCCCTTTGTTATCCCATACAAAGATTCACCAATTAAAATCTCCCATCTATTTATTGGAGCCAGTAGATATTCGTCAAATGTTTTGAAATAAAATCGCGATATATTAATCTCTGTTGAGATACTATAAGTTTGGTTTAGGGTTCCCATAGCTAGAAGTCCTGGTATTAGAAAAGATAAGTAGTTATAGCCATTAATTTCTGCAGCTTTGCCTATGCCAAATCCGAAGGCAATTAGAAATAGGAGAGGTGAGATGGCTGAGGAGAGCAGTGTTTTAATTAATCTTGATTTTAATATTAAAAGCTCTCTATAATATATCGCCTTTATACCATTCATTGGTTTATTCTTTTTCCCGTTAAATTTATATAAACATCCTCTAGATTTAGACTCCTAATTTTTACTGGATAATTAATTGAGTTAATAAATTTAAAAGCCTCTTCCTTTTCTCTAAAAAATTCTTGTTTTATTCCCTCTTTTAAGAATACCTCAACTGTGTATTTGCCTAATTTTTTCTTCAACTCTTCAGGTTTGCCTCTTACTAAAATTTTTCCACTATCTATTATAATAACCTCATCTGCCAATAATTCAGCTTCTTCAATATAGTGGGTAGTTATAAAGATAGAGGTTTTTGAGGTGGCGTTGAGTTTCCTTATAAAACTCCACAAATGTCTTCTACTGTGTGGATCTAAACTGATAGTTGGCTCATCTAAAAATAATATAGAAGGGTTATGCATTATTGCTCTTGCTATAGTTAATCTTCTCTTTATACCGCCTGATAGATTTACACCAAGTTTGTTCTTGTGTTTTTCAAGGTCTCCAAATTTAAGTGCATTATTTATAGAGCTTACTTGTAATGTTTTATCTATGTTGTACAACATTGCATGTATCCTTAGATTTTGGACAACAGTCAGGTCTCTATCAATATTATTTTCTTGAGGAACAACGCCAATGATACTCTTTAGTTTTTTGTTTCTCTTGTTGTATCTTTTACCTCTGTAGAATATATCGCCCTTTGTTGGCTTTAAAAGACCTGTGAGCATTTTGATTATAGTTGTTTTACCTGATCCGTTTGGTCCTAACATTGCTAAAATATTGCCTTTTTTTATAGAGAAACTTATATTGTTAACTGCTATTAAGTCCCCAAAATTTTTAGTTAGATATTTTGTCTCTATCTCTGTTTCTTGCATTATTTATTGTTTCCTCTAATTTATTAATAAACATTTCTATTATATTCTTATTAAAACCTAAGCCCATATAATAGTATTTACCTTTATAATTAAATTTAACTGCTGTAATACTATCTACTTTACCGCTTAATTCTGATTTTAAACTATCTTTCTCTCCTAGGATATCGTTAATTATGTGATCACCAGCAACAAACATAAATGGTATAACCTGTAATCTTTCTATTTTAATATCTTTCTCTAAAAATGTTTTAAGATTACTTTCCCCAGGGAAGCCGTCTATTGTATAGAGTATAGCATTTTTATAATTTTTCTTTATTGTTTTGTCTAATGCTTCGTATATTTTTTTATAATCCCCTAAAGACTTTTTTGTGCCATGCCCAACAATAAGGTTTAGTCCATCTTTAATAAAGTATTTCTCTATATATTGTAAGCTCTTAACGTAATCCTCTTTTCTATAGAGTAGTGGTTCAGATATGTATATTCTATCATTATATTTGGCAGTCTTTGATTTTAGCCTATGATACATAAAAGCTCGATAGATAAATAAAGGTTGAACAAAAAAGCGATTATAACCTTTTTCCTGTAGTTCAACTATTTTATCTGACAAGGATGGCAGATTCTCTTTATTGCTTATTATTTTAGAGGCATAGGCCCATTCAATATTATAATCTTTAAAATGTTTTTTAAACATTTTATCCACATATTCATAGGTTTCCGAAGCATTTGTAGTGGTTCCAAAAGTAAGTAATATTATTGAATCTTTAGTAAATCCTTTTGCCGGTAAAAGTGAAATAAGCACCATAATTAACCCCATAAAAATTTTTTTCAAATTAACACCTCCATTGTAAGAATTTTTCTATTAAAGAACTCTCGTCTAAAAAATGAAAATGTGTATAGCTAGCTAATGTGGCATTTTTGAAAAAACCATCATATATTATTTTATTTGTAGAAAGTGTCTTAAGTTTAAATATGTATTCCTCATTATTTGAGATAATTGATGAATAATGGAATATGTGACCCTTAATTTTTTTACCTTTCTCATAAAAGGGTAAATTTTTGTTAATTTCAGCCTCTACATATCCTAAAGCTTGAATTTTATTCTCCATTTTAAAATTTGTATCAAATATATTTATCATATTATAGGTTGTATTATCATTTGTTATAGATTTTGATAGGTATATTAAGCCACCACACTCTGCTATTATCTTTCCTCCTCTATGAAAGTGCTCTATTATAGAGTCTATTGTATTAGTATTATCTTGTAATCTTTTGGCATATAGCTCAGGATAACCACCGCCTATATATAAAAAATCACATTTTTCTATTGTCTCATTTTCAAGGGGTGAAAAATATTTAATATTATAACCTAGCTCCATTAGGTATTCTATATTTGATCTATAATAGAAGTTAAATGCTTTATCATAGGCAATGTAGCCTATCTTTTTAGTTGTTTTCTTCTTCCTATTTTCTTTTTTTACAAATGAATAATTAATATCTATCTTTGCTAAAGCTAAAATCTTATCTATATTAATATTTTGCTCTACAAAGGCAGAAAGATCATTAAATATATTTTTATCTAGCTCTATTGCTGTTTGGAGGCCAAGATGGCGTGAAAAAAATATTTCTTTCCCATATTTAGGCAAAACACCTAGAATATTTATTTTGCTATGCTTAGTTATAGCTTCAATTAGTAATTTTTTATGCCCCTCTGTTGAAACATTATTAAGAATAATGCCTATCACTGGGATATATTTTTTTATCCATTCAATACCTTTTATAGGGATTATAATACTTTGTGCTGAGGCTTTTGCATCTAAAATAAAAACAGTTGGTAATTGTAATAATTTTGCTATTTCAAATGTACTGCCTTTGAAATCTTTTGAAATGCCATCTAAAAACCCCATAACACCTTCTACAATTGCAATATCTGAATAACTTAATTTTTCAAAAAATATATCTTTTAATGTGTTAGAACTAGTTAGGATTGTATCTAAATTATATGCATTACAATTAGTAGCTTTACCTAAGATTGACGTATCA
Encoded here:
- a CDS encoding sirohydrochlorin cobaltochelatase, which encodes MKKIFMGLIMVLISLLPAKGFTKDSIILLTFGTTTNASETYEYVDKMFKKHFKDYNIEWAYASKIISNKENLPSLSDKIVELQEKGYNRFFVQPLFIYRAFMYHRLKSKTAKYNDRIYISEPLLYRKEDYVKSLQYIEKYFIKDGLNLIVGHGTKKSLGDYKKIYEALDKTIKKNYKNAILYTIDGFPGESNLKTFLEKDIKIERLQVIPFMFVAGDHIINDILGEKDSLKSELSGKVDSITAVKFNYKGKYYYMGLGFNKNIIEMFINKLEETINNARNRDRDKISN
- a CDS encoding iron ABC transporter permease, with translation MKYLFFTILLIVLTISIFIGSADINIFSIKNYEYNIIVNYRIPRVLFSAVIGGILGFSGSIYQLVLKNPLADALTTGASGVAALGAVISITLGLHSYLMPIISFFFALIGIAFIYKISSTDGHVHPISIILAGVILNIFASAIISLLKYVFDESLASIIFFLMGGIHYITWGQLGIIFSIFLILYYLVSKNSTSLDLLTLDEATATTTGINVKYLRMKSFIISTLLIALAVSFTGIIGFVGLIVPHIARDIFGSSMCYNIYYSTIFGAILLSISDTLSRIIIPSGAELPVGIITSIFGGIFFFYILNKKRQLSWF
- a CDS encoding ABC transporter ATP-binding protein; protein product: MQETEIETKYLTKNFGDLIAVNNISFSIKKGNILAMLGPNGSGKTTIIKMLTGLLKPTKGDIFYRGKRYNKRNKKLKSIIGVVPQENNIDRDLTVVQNLRIHAMLYNIDKTLQVSSINNALKFGDLEKHKNKLGVNLSGGIKRRLTIARAIMHNPSILFLDEPTISLDPHSRRHLWSFIRKLNATSKTSIFITTHYIEEAELLADEVIIIDSGKILVRGKPEELKKKLGKYTVEVFLKEGIKQEFFREKEEAFKFINSINYPVKIRSLNLEDVYINLTGKRINQ
- a CDS encoding cobyrinate a,c-diamide synthase, yielding MIKKAVLFTSLASNSGKTLITSSIANILRSKDYKVTPFKCGPDYIDTSILGKATNCNAYNLDTILTSSNTLKDIFFEKLSYSDIAIVEGVMGFLDGISKDFKGSTFEIAKLLQLPTVFILDAKASAQSIIIPIKGIEWIKKYIPVIGIILNNVSTEGHKKLLIEAITKHSKINILGVLPKYGKEIFFSRHLGLQTAIELDKNIFNDLSAFVEQNINIDKILALAKIDINYSFVKKENRKKKTTKKIGYIAYDKAFNFYYRSNIEYLMELGYNIKYFSPLENETIEKCDFLYIGGGYPELYAKRLQDNTNTIDSIIEHFHRGGKIIAECGGLIYLSKSITNDNTTYNMINIFDTNFKMENKIQALGYVEAEINKNLPFYEKGKKIKGHIFHYSSIISNNEEYIFKLKTLSTNKIIYDGFFKNATLASYTHFHFLDESSLIEKFLQWRC
- a CDS encoding ABC transporter ATP-binding protein, whose translation is MIEIRKLDFIRNNFSLKIGDLYFKKNEKVAIFGNNGCGKSTFFNIATGLLKNYSGKIYYINKELKKLSIIKRAQVFSYLPQFFNIMFNFTVFEIIHLGRYPFQNTLSKYENLDKTEKLIRDLHLEYLKNKRWANLSGGEKKRVAIAKTLNQDSKIIFLDEPLAMLDIKHQIFFLNLIKLSNKIVIASSHDINLTKDYFTRFLFMKNGRIMYDVQRENVNKEIISETFDVNVCHTYNFAFS
- a CDS encoding ABC transporter permease encodes the protein MNGIKAIYYRELLILKSRLIKTLLSSAISPLLFLIAFGFGIGKAAEINGYNYLSFLIPGLLAMGTLNQTYSISTEINISRFYFKTFDEYLLAPINRWEILIGESLYGITKGVLTTIIILIMAFIVNVNILINPLFIFILLIHLFTFSILGFIAALIIKNHGDQFAINTFIITPMIFLSGPFYPVDKMPELIKYIVHIFPLTYTTALLRTSMLDGKLYSIYYLLASIIIIIILAFISLFVINRIES